The following DNA comes from Sulfuriferula thiophila.
TGTGAATGTGGCCGAGGAGTTGGTAAATATGATACAGACGCAGCGTGCTTACGAGATTAACAGTAAAGCGATTACAACATCTGACCAGATGTTGCAAAAACTGACACAGCTTTGATCGACTTGAGCGCACGATGAAAACGATCACGATACTGATGGGGATGCTCTCGCTACTAGCGGGCTGTGCAGTTGTGCCTGATAGTATCGTTCAACAACCCATGACGGCAAAGCCACTGCCGGTGACTGCCGCACAATCCAATAACGGTGCTATTTATCAGGCGAATGCCTATCGGCCTTTGTTTGAAGACCGGCGTGCACGTCTTATCGGCGATACACTTACCATTACCATCAGTGAAAAAACCAGTGCTGGTAAAGCGGCATCCAGCTCCGGCAGTAAATCAGGCAGTATAAGCTCAAGCATACCAACCATATTCGGGTTGCCATTCAAAACATTGCAAGGCATGTCGGTCTCAGCGAATTCGTCTGGTAAAAATGCAGATACAGATGCGCTGTCAGCCACGAATAATTTCACCAGTACTTTGACAGTTACCGTGGTCGACGTGTTGGCAAATGGAAACCTGGTTGTGAGCGGTGAAAAGCAGGTAGCGTTGGATAAGGGCGTCGAGTATGTGCGTTTTTCAGGCGTAGTGAGTCCAGATACGATACAGGCCGGAAATGTGGTGTCTTCTACGCAAGTTGCCGATGCGCGTATTGAATACCGTACTAATAGCCGTATTGATAAAGCAGTGGCTATGGCGTGGATGGCACGTTTTTTCTTGAATGTATTACCTTTCTGACGATAGTGAGATCATCATGACATCATGGAAATTATCGTTATCTCTGGCACTTGTTCTGTTGACTTCGTTGATGACAGGCATTGCACAGGCCGAACGTTTGAAGGATCTGGCGAGCGTACAGGGTGTGCGTCAGAACCAGTTGATAGGTTATGGACTGGTAGTCGGACTGGATGGCAGCGGTGACCAGACTACGCAAACGCCATTTACCGTGCAGAGTGTAGCGAGCATGCTGAAAGGGATGGGGGTGAATCTGCCACCGGGCACTACGCTGCAATTAAAGAACGTTGCCGCTGTGATGGTGACTTCATCGTTACCGGCTTTTGCCCAGCCAGGCCAGTTGCTGGATGTGACTGTGTCATCCATGGGTAACGCCAAGAGCATACGGGGTGGTACATTATTAATGACACCGTTAAAGGGTGCAGATGGCCAGATATATGCAATGGCGCAGGGTAATGTGCTGGTAAGTGGCGCAGGTGCGGCTGTGAATGGTGCAAAGGCGCAGGTTAATCATTTGAGTGTGGGGCGGATTTCCTCGGGTGCAACGGTAGAGCGTGCAGTAGTGAGTGTATTAGGCCAGGATAATGTGATTCGTCTGGAATTGAATGACACCGATTTTTCGACTGCCAGCAGGGTGGTGGACGCCATTAATCAGCATTTTGGTAATGGTACTGCAGCCGCTTTAGATGGGCGTGTGATTCAGGTACGGACGCCGATTGGCAGTAACGACAGGGTTGCGTTTTTAGGTGCGCTGGAAAGTATTAGTGTTAATCCTGCACAAACTGCCGCCAAAGTGATCATGAATGCGCGCACTGGTTCGATTGTGATGAATCAGGCCGTTATGCTGGATCCATGTGCGGTATCGCATGGCAATTTGTCGGTCGTGATCAAGAACGAAACAGCAGTTAGTCAGCCCGCTCCGTTCTCAAAAGGCAAAACAGTCATTACCCAGACTCCGCAAATAGAGATCAAAAGCGAGCCGGGGCAGATGATGCTGGTTAAAGGTGGCGCCTCACTGTCGGATGTGGTTAAGGCGCTCAATTCGATTGGTGCTACACCACAGGATTTGCTGGCCATTCTCCAGGCGATGAAGTCGTCGGGCGCTTTGCGGGCCGAACTGGAAATTATCTGAGGTCATTATGATAGGTTCTGCTGACATAACCAGTAAATTAGCAGCCGACACTCAGGGTCTGGCGGAACTGCGTCGGGCAGCCAAGGAAAACTCGCCTGAAGCCATTAAAACGGTTGCCAAGCAGTTTGAAGCGGTGTTCATGAATATGATGCTGAAGAGCATGCGTGAAGCGACACCGCAAGATGGCATGTTTGACAATGAGCAAAGCCGTCTGTACACCTCTATGCTTGACCAGCAATTGAGCCAGAATATGGCAAGCCGTGGCATAGGTCTTGCCGATGTGTTGGCGCGGCAGTTATCCAGCTTTGGTGGCCCTGCCATACCGCAGACGCCCATGGTTATGCCGGGCAAGGCCGATGTGCTTGGCAAAGAAACGAGCGGGTCACTGTCAGGCGGTGATTTGGCTAAATCCAGCCAGTCGCAACCTGCGCATGTACAGGCATTCCAGAACAAGTTGCAGGCGCACGCCGAGGAGGCTAGTCGTACCACAGGCATTCCGGCCAAATTCATGCTCGGGCAGGCGGCGCTGGAAAGTGGCTGGGGTCGTAAAGAGATACTCGCAGCGAATGGTACGACCAGTCACAATTTATTCGGCATCAAGGCTGGCTCATCATGGCACGGTAAAACCGTCGATTCAGTGACAACAGAGTATGTGGATGGTGTTGCGCAAAGACGAGTGGAAAAATTTCGGGCTTACGATAGTTATGCGGACTCCTTCCGCGACTACGCAAATTTATTGCGGAGCAATCCGCGCTATCAGGGTGTGATTGCGAATGCGCATGACGTCTATGGATTTGCACACGGCTTGCAACGAGCCGGTTATGCAACCGACCCTAATTATGCAGACAAATTGACCAAAATCATTAATCAATCACTATCAGCCTGATTCATTAAAGTTTGTTCTGCATTTGCCGCTAACCTAAGTAACGTCTTAGAGTAAACTATCATGGCCACTAATATTCTTAGTATCGGACAAAGCGCACTGGCTGCAGCCCAAATCGGGATCAGCACGACCGGGCATAATATCGCTAACGCCTCAACGCCAGGTTACAGTCGACAAACAGTCATTCAGGGTGCTGCCACGGCGCAGGACTTTGGTTATGGATTTGTGGGTCAGGGTGTTGACGTTACCAGCATACAGCGAATTTATTCTGATTTTCAGGCTACGCAGGTCAATAATACGCAGAGTACGGCGAGCAGCCTGAACAGCTATTACACGCAGATTTCGCAAGTGAATAATATGCTGGCGGATTCGACATCCGGGTTGTCGCCAACTTTGCAGAGCTTCTTTAAAGGTATTCAGGATTTAGCCTCTAATCCTTCTTCAGCGGCATCCCGTCAATCTGCTTTGTCATCAGCCAGTGCGCTGGCTTCTCGTTTTCAAAGTATGGGGGCGCAGTTGAGTGAGTTGCGCCAGGGCGTTAATAATCAGGTAATTACTGGTGTCTCCACGATTAATTCATTAGCTACGCAAATTTCGCAGCTAAACGATAATATTGCCCTTGCGCAGGGTACCGGGCAGCCGCCGAATGATTTGATGGATCAGCGCGATCAGTTAGTGGCTGATTTAAGTAAGCAAATTAAAGTCACGGTGGTGAAGCAGAGCGACAATAAATACAACGTATTTATCGGGAATGGGCAACCGCTGGTTGTTGGTTCCCAGGCATATAATCTGACCACGGCGACTTCCCCTACAGATCCAAGCAAAATCGAAGTTGCCTATAATGCAAAGGGCAAAACCGTTATTCTGGATAGCTCGGCCCTCTCGGGTGGAGCGTTAGGTGGCTTGCTTGATTTCCGTAGCCAAACTCTGGATCCTGCGCAGAATGCATTGGGCCGGATCGCAATCGGTCTGGCCACAACATTTAATGCCCAGCATCGACTTGGCCAAGATCTGAATGGTAATCCCGGGGGCGATTTCTTCTCTGTCGGCATTCCAACAGTAACAGCCAGCACCGCTAATACAGGTACGGGAGCGGTGACTTCAGCTATTACTGATGTCAGTAAATTGACGACGAGTGATTACCGTTTGAAATATGATGGTACCAATTACTCTGTCACTCGTGTGTCTGATGGTGCCGTAACAACGTTTACTACTTTTCCGCAAACCATAGATGGTGTTTCATTTAATCTGACCGGCACGCCTGCAACTAACGATAATTTTCTGATACGGCCGACTTCGACGGGTGCAACTGCTTTTGGTTTGAGCATAACCGATACGAGCCAGATTGCCGCCGCTGCACCTATTGTAACTGCGGCGCCTATTGCTAATTTGGGCACAGGCAAGATCAGTGCGGGTAGTGTAGACAGTACCTATCTGGCGTCGCCGTTAACTGCCGGTACGCCTGTTACATTGACCTATGCATCGGGTACTAATGAGTTGACGGGTTTTCCAGCCACGCAAGCGGTGACGGTTACCAATAATGGTACGACGACTACGTTCGCAGCTGGTGCGCCAGTGACCTACACTGCTGGGGCGACTATCAGTTTTGGCGGTATTAGTTTTACATTGAGTGGCACACCTTCTAACAGTGACACGTTTACTGTCGGTGTAAATACCGGCGGTGTCGGTGATAATCGTAATGCTGTGTTGTTAGGCGCATTGCAAACCACGAATACGTTGGTAGGTGGTACGGCTAGCTATCAAGGCGCATTTTCACAGTTTGTGGCTTTGGTTGGAAATAAAACGAATGAATTAAATGTGACCAGTACGGCTGAAGGTCAGACATTAACGAATTTGGTGAATGCGCAACAGGCGACATCCGGTGTGAATCTGGATGAAGAAGCAACCAATTTGCTGCGTTATCAGCAGGCCTACCAGGCCGCCGGAAAAGTGATGCAACTGGCTAGCCAGTTATTTAATGTGTTGTTGACTATTGGTCAGTAACAGGAGGTAATTATGCGTATCAGTACTAGTGCTTTATACGATCAGGGCTCAAGCAAAATCAGCGATTTGCAAAGTGCGTTAAATAACACGCAGATGCAAATTTCCGCTGGTAAAAGTATTTTGACACCGGCGGATAATCCGATTGCGGCAGCCCAGGTGCTGGATGTGACGCAGTCCCAATCGGTTAACGCGCAATTTGCTGTTAATCGTCAATCTGCGACAAATTCATTAACCATGGTAGATGGCGTTTTATCGACAGCCACAGACTTGTTGCAAAGCCTGAAGACATTAACCGTAAGCGCAGGTGTTCCTGGATTATCCAGCGCCGCACGTGGGGCGATTGCTGTTCAGTTTCGTGCCGGTTTCGATAATCTGATGTCATTAGCCAATTCCACTGATGGTACCGGGAAATATCTGTTTGGCGGTTATCATACAGCTACGCCA
Coding sequences within:
- a CDS encoding flagellar basal body L-ring protein FlgH yields the protein MKTITILMGMLSLLAGCAVVPDSIVQQPMTAKPLPVTAAQSNNGAIYQANAYRPLFEDRRARLIGDTLTITISEKTSAGKAASSSGSKSGSISSSIPTIFGLPFKTLQGMSVSANSSGKNADTDALSATNNFTSTLTVTVVDVLANGNLVVSGEKQVALDKGVEYVRFSGVVSPDTIQAGNVVSSTQVADARIEYRTNSRIDKAVAMAWMARFFLNVLPF
- a CDS encoding flagellar basal body P-ring protein FlgI — its product is MTGIAQAERLKDLASVQGVRQNQLIGYGLVVGLDGSGDQTTQTPFTVQSVASMLKGMGVNLPPGTTLQLKNVAAVMVTSSLPAFAQPGQLLDVTVSSMGNAKSIRGGTLLMTPLKGADGQIYAMAQGNVLVSGAGAAVNGAKAQVNHLSVGRISSGATVERAVVSVLGQDNVIRLELNDTDFSTASRVVDAINQHFGNGTAAALDGRVIQVRTPIGSNDRVAFLGALESISVNPAQTAAKVIMNARTGSIVMNQAVMLDPCAVSHGNLSVVIKNETAVSQPAPFSKGKTVITQTPQIEIKSEPGQMMLVKGGASLSDVVKALNSIGATPQDLLAILQAMKSSGALRAELEII
- the flgJ gene encoding flagellar assembly peptidoglycan hydrolase FlgJ — protein: MIGSADITSKLAADTQGLAELRRAAKENSPEAIKTVAKQFEAVFMNMMLKSMREATPQDGMFDNEQSRLYTSMLDQQLSQNMASRGIGLADVLARQLSSFGGPAIPQTPMVMPGKADVLGKETSGSLSGGDLAKSSQSQPAHVQAFQNKLQAHAEEASRTTGIPAKFMLGQAALESGWGRKEILAANGTTSHNLFGIKAGSSWHGKTVDSVTTEYVDGVAQRRVEKFRAYDSYADSFRDYANLLRSNPRYQGVIANAHDVYGFAHGLQRAGYATDPNYADKLTKIINQSLSA
- the flgK gene encoding flagellar hook-associated protein FlgK, producing MATNILSIGQSALAAAQIGISTTGHNIANASTPGYSRQTVIQGAATAQDFGYGFVGQGVDVTSIQRIYSDFQATQVNNTQSTASSLNSYYTQISQVNNMLADSTSGLSPTLQSFFKGIQDLASNPSSAASRQSALSSASALASRFQSMGAQLSELRQGVNNQVITGVSTINSLATQISQLNDNIALAQGTGQPPNDLMDQRDQLVADLSKQIKVTVVKQSDNKYNVFIGNGQPLVVGSQAYNLTTATSPTDPSKIEVAYNAKGKTVILDSSALSGGALGGLLDFRSQTLDPAQNALGRIAIGLATTFNAQHRLGQDLNGNPGGDFFSVGIPTVTASTANTGTGAVTSAITDVSKLTTSDYRLKYDGTNYSVTRVSDGAVTTFTTFPQTIDGVSFNLTGTPATNDNFLIRPTSTGATAFGLSITDTSQIAAAAPIVTAAPIANLGTGKISAGSVDSTYLASPLTAGTPVTLTYASGTNELTGFPATQAVTVTNNGTTTTFAAGAPVTYTAGATISFGGISFTLSGTPSNSDTFTVGVNTGGVGDNRNAVLLGALQTTNTLVGGTASYQGAFSQFVALVGNKTNELNVTSTAEGQTLTNLVNAQQATSGVNLDEEATNLLRYQQAYQAAGKVMQLASQLFNVLLTIGQ